Proteins co-encoded in one Gossypium arboreum isolate Shixiya-1 chromosome 11, ASM2569848v2, whole genome shotgun sequence genomic window:
- the LOC108463255 gene encoding uncharacterized protein LOC108463255 produces the protein MEKKQQQDVDNKADDNMDEKKASLEGLPIEDSPYVKYGDLEDYKRRGYGTEGHQQPNPGRGAASSTDAPTLSGAALSSERPVDAKDTINHQGVP, from the coding sequence ATGGAGAAGAAGCAACAACAAGACGTGGATAATAAGGCAGATGATAATATGGACGAGAAGAAGGCAAGCTTGGAAGGGCTGCCAATAGAGGATAGCCCTTACGTGAAGTATGGGGACTTGGAAGATTACAAGCGTCGAGGATATGGAACTGAAGGCCACCAACAACCGAACCCTGGACGTGGTGCTGCAAGCTCCACCGACGCCCCCACTCTTTCTGGTGCCGCTCTCTCCTCTGAGCGACCTGTTGATGCTAAGGATACCATTAATCATCAAGGGGTACCCTGA
- the LOC108463895 gene encoding subtilisin-like protease SBT1.7, with amino-acid sequence MEMVKCFMIVLILGLCHVSMAAPLEEKKSSRKTYIVHMAKSEMPPSFQHHTHWYDSSLKSVSGSAAMLYTYDNVIHGFSTQLTDEEAEQLESQPGILAVLPEVRYELHTTRTPEFLGLSQAAALFPESESASDVVIGVLDTGVWPESKSFADTGLGPIPSSWKGACESGTNFTSANCNKKLIGARYFAKGYEAALGAIDETKESRSPRDDDGHGTHTASTAAGSVVEGASLFGYAQGTARGMATRARVAVYKVCWIGGCFSSDILAAMEKAIDDNVNVLSMSLGGGMSDYYRDSVAIGSFAAMEKGILVSCSAGNAGPAPYSLSNVAPWITTVGAGTLDRDFPAFVSLGNGKNFSGVSLYRGSPLPGKMLPFVYAGNASNATNGNLCMMDTLIPEKVAGKIVLCDRGMNARVQKGAVVKAAGGIGMVLSNTAANGEELVADAHLLPATAVGQKSGDAIRDYLFSNPNPTVTILFEGTKVGIEPSPVVAAFSSRGPNSITSEILKPDMIAPGVNILAGWSGAVGPTGLATDTRRVDFNIISGTSMSCPHVSGLAGLLKAAHPDWSPAAIRSALMTTAYTEYKNKQKMQDVATGKPSTPFDHGAGHVDPVSALNPGLVYDLTAEDYLGFLCALNYTEFQIRSLARRNFSCDASKRYRVTDLNYPSFAVNFDSVMGGSNVVKHTRTLTNVGSPGTYKVSVSPETPGVKISVEPQTLSFSQANEKKSYTVTFSGSSQPTGTNVFARLEWSDGKYTVSSPIAISWT; translated from the coding sequence ATGGAGATGGTTAAGTGTTTTATGATTGTCCTGATTCTTGGTCTTTGCCACGTGTCCATGGCTGCACCATTGGAGGAGAAGAAGAGTAGCAGAAAGACTTACATCGTGCACATGGCTAAATCCGAGATGCCTCCGAGTTTCCAGCACCATACTCACTGGTATGACTCCTCTTTGAAGTCAGTTTCCGGCTCGGCTGCAATGCTCTATACCTACGACAACGTTATCCATGGATTCTCTACTCAGTTAACTGATGAAGAAGCTGAGCAACTCGAGAGCCAACCAGGGATCCTCGCGGTTTTACCCGAGGTAAGATACGAGTTACACACGACTCGTACACCTGAGTTCCTTGGACTCAGTCAAGCTGCTGCTTTGTTCCCTGAGTCTGAGTCGGCGAGTGATGTTGTTATTGGTGTGTTGGATACTGGTGTTTGGCCTGAGAGCAAGAGCTTTGCTGATACGGGGCTTGGACCAATACCAAGCAGCTGGAAAGGCGCGTGCGAATCAGGCACCAATTTTACCTCCGCAAATTGCAATAAAAAATTGATAGGTGCGAGGTACTTTGCTAAGGGGTATGAGGCTGCCTTGGGTGCAATTGACGAGACCAAGGAATCAAGATCACCTCGAGATGATGATGGGCATGGTACTCACACGGCCTCCACCGCTGCAGGGTCGGTGGTGGAAGGAGCTAGCTTGTTTGGTTACGCACAAGGAACGGCGCGTGGTATGGCCACGCGCGCTAGGGTTGCTGTTTACAAGGTTTGTTGGATCGGTGGATGTTTCAGTTCAGACATCTTGGCTGCCATGGAGAAGGCCATTGATGACAACGTTAATGTACTATCCATGTCCCTCGGCGGTGGCATGTCTGATTATTACAGGGATAGTGTTGCAATCGGATCTTTTGCTGCCATGGAGAAGGGGATTTTAGTTTCTTGTTCGGCCGGAAATGCTGGTCCAGCTCCTTACAGTTTATCAAACGTGGCTCCGTGGATTACAACTGTCGGTGCAGGCACACTGGATCGTGATTTCCCTGCTTTCGTTAGCCTTGGAAACGGCAAAAATTTCTCCGGCGTGTCGCTTTACCGAGGCAGCCCCTTGCCTGGAAAGATGCTACCATTTGTTTATGCTGGCAATGCTAGCAATGCTACCAACGGGAATTTGTGTATGATGGATACTTTGATACCGGAAAAAGTTGCCGGTAAGATTGTTCTTTGTGATCGTGGGATGAACGCCAGGGTTCAAAAAGGAGCTGTCGTTAAAGCAGCCGGTGGTATAGGCATGGTTTTGTCTAACACTGCCGCAAACGGTGAAGAGCTGGTAGCGGATGCCCATTTGCTCCCGGCAACCGCAGTGGGTCAAAAATCTGGTGATGCTATAAGAGACTACTTGTTTTCAAATCCTAACCCAACTGTCACCATTCTTTTTGAAGGAACCAAAGTTGGTATAGAACCATCACCGGTGGTGGCTGCTTTTAGCTCAAGAGGACCAAATTCTATAACCTCGGAGATATTGAAACCAGACATGATTGCTCCAGGGGTTAACATTTTAGCAGGGTGGTCCGGTGCAGTAGGTCCAACGGGGCTGGCTACGGATACCAGACGAGTGGATTTTAACATCATTTCAGGAACTTCAATGTCTTGCCCACATGTTAGTGGCCTTGCAGGGTTGCTGAAGGCGGCTCACCCAGATTGGAGTCCAGCAGCTATTAGATCAGCTCTTATGACTACAGCTTATACGGAATACAAAAACAAGCAGAAAATGCAAGATGTTGCAACGGGGAAACCATCCACCCCGTTCGACCATGGTGCTGGACATGTGGATCCCGTTTCAGCGCTTAATCCAGGGCTTGTGTATGATTTGACAGCGGAAGATTATCTGGGTTTCCTTTGTGCCTTGAACTACACAGAGTTCCAAATCAGATCCCTGGCGAGAAGAAACTTCTCATGTGATGCTAGCAAGAGATACAGAGTCACTGATCTCAACTACCCTTCCTTTGCTGTCAATTTTGATTCGGTCATGGGTGGGTCGAATGTTGTTAAACACACCCGAACTCTCACCAATGTGGGCTCGCCAGGAACTTACAAGGTATCGGTATCACCTGAAACTCCAGGAGTTAAGATATCAGTTGAACCACAGACTTTGAGTTTTAGCCAAGCAAATGAGAAGAAATCATATACGGTGACGTTCAGTGGTAGTTCACAGCCAACCGGTACGAACGTGTTCGCTCGTTTGGAGTGGTCTGATGGGAAGTATACCGTGAGCAGTCCTATTGCAATTAGCTGGACATGA